A region from the Pirellulaceae bacterium genome encodes:
- a CDS encoding transglutaminase-like domain-containing protein yields the protein MRTLGFVSCLLILVAKPLAAEETLPDNGKGIRLGREQVQRLMVGVKVKAGGPCRGVFATVPMPMDWPEQQAKIVDENFSPAVKNVDYRVLDGGVKQLLITIPQLQAGETTEATLTVEVRRKAIVEPEDPSVFTIPTQPDRSIRKYLAGSPFIESRNTKIRTLARKLVADQETAWDKVRAIYDHVREEIKFEESELKGAAATLRDGQGDCEAMTSLFIALCRAAKIPARMVWVTDHSYPEFYLLDDEGQGHWIPCQIAGAEAFGSMPETRPILQKGDNFKVPETKARRRYVATQLKAGAVRGKKPTVTVITDFVPIDVPFNAP from the coding sequence GTGAGAACGTTAGGATTTGTTAGTTGCTTGCTCATCCTCGTCGCAAAACCACTCGCGGCCGAAGAAACATTACCTGACAATGGAAAAGGGATTCGTCTCGGTCGAGAACAGGTCCAACGGCTCATGGTTGGCGTGAAAGTCAAAGCCGGTGGCCCTTGTCGCGGTGTGTTTGCAACCGTTCCCATGCCGATGGATTGGCCCGAACAACAAGCGAAAATCGTTGACGAGAATTTTTCTCCAGCCGTGAAAAACGTCGACTATCGAGTTTTGGATGGAGGTGTCAAACAGCTGCTGATTACCATTCCTCAACTCCAAGCTGGTGAGACGACCGAAGCGACACTGACTGTGGAAGTTCGCCGTAAGGCAATTGTCGAACCGGAAGATCCCAGCGTGTTCACTATCCCAACTCAGCCGGATCGATCGATCCGCAAATATCTTGCCGGAAGTCCCTTTATTGAAAGTCGCAACACGAAGATCCGGACCCTGGCTAGGAAATTGGTCGCCGATCAAGAAACCGCATGGGATAAGGTCCGCGCAATTTATGATCATGTGCGGGAGGAAATTAAATTTGAAGAAAGCGAACTGAAGGGGGCTGCCGCCACTCTTCGGGACGGCCAAGGCGACTGTGAAGCCATGACGTCACTCTTCATTGCACTCTGCCGGGCCGCCAAAATACCGGCCCGCATGGTCTGGGTCACCGATCATTCCTACCCAGAATTCTACCTCCTCGATGATGAAGGACAGGGACATTGGATCCCCTGTCAAATTGCCGGAGCCGAAGCCTTTGGAAGTATGCCCGAAACACGACCCATCCTGCAAAAAGGTGACAATTTCAAAGTCCCCGAGACCAAGGCTCGCCGTCGATATGTCGCGACGCAATTGAAGGCCGGGGCAGTGCGAGGTAAGAAGCCAACGGTCACGGTAATCACCGATTTTGTACCCATTGACGTACCCTTCAACGCACCTTAG